The nucleotide window TGTTGGAGGCAGTGCCCTGTGCCTtcacagcatctcctgctctgAGATGCGGCTCTCCTTGCCATCTTCCTGGGCCACAGGCTGGCACCTGAGTAGGGTCTCCTGCACAGGCAAGACATTCTCATCCTGCTCCGTGGGCTGCGGGGTATCTGGGTTCTCTCCGGGCTCCCCAGCCTCTATCTGCACAGGGGCAGGGGTCAGGGGCAAGCAGCTACATCCCCCCGCTCAGCACCCATGTCTTTCCACAGGTTCCTGCTACACTCCTGTGTAGGCCAGAGTATGGGTCCCTCCCAAATGCTCAGCACTTGCCAGCAGCACCCTTGGGTTGCCCCAGCCCTTGTCCTGCCCCAACCAGGCAGCCTAGTTCAGCCCCCACCCCTCCTGCATTGCAAagccacagcccctgctctgctgctggcacatccccagctgtgccctggagGGATCCCAACCCACCCAACCCACTGCTGGAGGGGGCTCTCGTAGACTCACCTCGTTTGGCACCCGTCGCCTGGAATCTGGATGGAAAGAGGGACAGAGAAGGCAATGTTCAGGGGCAagtgctcctgccctgcagggagctTCCTGGGGTCAGAAccagggctggtgctgctgcacaggTCCTGCAGCTCACATtatgcctgctgctgctgacaggtTGGGGCTAACAGTGGGAGCTAGAATGGACTCGTGGGGCACCAGCACTCTCCCCCAAGAGCTGACCCAGCTTGGGCTTGCAGCAGTGCCAACAAAACCTGCTCCCAAAGACAGAGCAGGACTCAGTGAACCCTTTCCTGGTGATGTCCCCAGAGGGGCTTCCCcactcccagcagagctgctgctgtcctccCTGGCTCAGCCCCTCAGGCCTTTACGGCCCCTCTGGCCAAGGTTCTCCCTCCCTCAGCCAAGTCAGCACTTCCTGCGCTTTAGCCCCTCACCTGTGTGGACCAGGCAGTAGATGCAGACACCCAGGAGGCACGTGAAGACTGCAGCCGTGATGGGGATCAGCACTGACAGCGAGGAGCGCCTGTTCGACTCTGTGGGAGAAGATGGGGTCAGTGAGGCACCCACGGGACACCCAGCACAACACAGAGTGCTCTGTTCCAGCCCCACAGAGATCCCTCATAGAGACGGAGGGACACGAAGGCATCACACGGGCCACGCACTCAGACCTTCCTCTCCCAAAGACACCACGGACCAGGCCAGCTTTTCtgagtgctgcaggagctggagccctGGGGGGTCTCTGCTTTGCACCGGATCAGCCCTGGGCACCAGGCACTTACCGCAGATCACATCCGAGGAGTTCGTCCCTTTCACCTTCACCACCAGCCCCTTTTCCTCACAACTGCAGGGAAGAACAAGACCATGTAACCACAGCAGTAACTACCCGAGTTCAGGGAATAGttggggctgggcaggcaccCAAGCTGCCCCAAAACACATCCTGCTCTGAGCCCGCTGAGCTCCAGCAGGGTGAGCCGGGGGACCCCCACTGACACAGAATGATGCAGacagcaggaacacagcaggGTACCAACCCAGGAGCTTGGCCTGAAGTTGCTGAAACTGCTGAGGATGGGAACAAGTTTAGGGACAAGGCACAGGAGGGAGCAGACCTGCCCAGTCAGGGAAGCCCCCAGGGCTTGAGCACTGTAGCTATGACAGAAAAGCTCAGATAGGCTACAAGTGGCTCTGTGGGGAAGTAATTTCTGGGCACGGataaaagcaaagtgaaatCCAATGGCTGGCAGCTGAAGCAAGACTAATTCAGCTTGGAAATAAGGCTCATGTTTCTACCAGGAACTGCAATTAACCCTCAAGCAGCTTTCTAAAGACAGGGATGACCTGCCAGTTCATGGCATCCTCAAAGCAAAACTCCCCATGGAGAGGGCTTATGCTTTGGCTGATGACTACAGCTACagagagcactgggagggagAACCTGAACAGGGCATGGGGCATCCCCATAGATCCTGATCCCTTGCTTCCAGCATGGATGACAACATGGACACCCCTGAAGGGACAAGCAGTCTGTGCTCAAACTGAGGGACAGACACAAGTGCCTGGATGTCTGCCTCGACCTCAGACAATGCTGCCCTGGACCTCACCATGCTCCTAGCCCTGTTTCTCTCACTCTGGCCCTATGCCAGCCAGATGCTGTATCCCTCAGAGGCCAGCCCGGCTGTCCAGTCCCCAAGGCCACCAAGGAAACTGGCAGCAGAGGATGTGCTCACTGGGGCTGGCGGAAGGACGCGTACTCAGACAATACCTTGTCCAGGGATAACACGGCTCAGTTTTAGAAGAGACGTTGGAGAAGGTGCCTTCTGCACAGGGTTCACAGGGGGATGACATCCGGTTCATGGCCTTGGCTGAAGAGGAGCAGAGGTGACAGGAAGGTCAGTGGAGGCTGTGGGGCGTGAGGGCCTGAGGGGGCaaggggctgcagaggaaaggTGTGCAGCACACCCTGTGGCAACAGCACGGCTCTCCCAAAGCCCTGCCAGGGGGCACCATGCCACGGGGAGCCCCCATGCCCTGAGGTTGGTGCTGACAGGGCATCAGTCCTGTTGAGTGGGAACACCTTGTCAGACTTACCTGCCACGAAGCCAGAGCCAAGCTGGCAAGGCTGGTTCTCCACACAGGTCTGGCAGCTGATGTCAGAGCAGTGCATGCCGGCCCGGCACTGGCACACCGTGTTGTGTGTTGCATTTCCTTGCATCTTCACAGTGAGGCCAGCATCTGGGCAGAGGGAACATGGGCGAGCTGAGACACTGGGCAGGGGAGCCAGTCCCCCCCCCAGTCCCCACAGGTTGGGGTCAGCGGGCACAGGGAGCACTTACTGCCTTCACAGGTATCATGAGGAGCACAGTGCTTCTCCTTGGTCCAGCTCGGCTGATAGTGCCCGCTCCCACAGGGGGCACAGACAGAGTCTTCTGTTTTATTGCACTCAGAGACCAGCTTTTTCCCTGCAATAGAGGCTGGTGAGGAAGGGGCAAGGGGgctttccctctctccagacagcacctctgccagcaggacaggggaATGCTGGCAGCTGTAGATGCCAGGATTGCTGCAGCATTCTGCATGGTATCCAAGGCTGAAGGAGCCAGCTTGCCTGATGACTACAAACATTGCAAgggagggagggctgtggggcCACTCCAGCACTTCAGGGACTGGGAGATGACCTGACAGTGACAGCAGGAGGTGGCAAACACCATCACAATTTGCTACTGCCAGTGGCAGCACTCTCCCTGCAAAGCTGCCTTTGCCATGGGATCCTGCAGCTGCAAGAGCACAAACAGTCCCAAGAGAGCTGTGGCACATTTGGTGAGGTCCAGGGGGTGTCCTAGAGCACCCACAAGGTCCCAGTTGCTCTGAGATGACACAGGGAGGTGAAGCTGTCAGCATTGCTGTCAATGGGGTGGAGGAGCTCAGTCACACCGAGCAGAGCTTGCCCCGCTGTGGCCAGGCAGTaggtcctggcacagcccagctaTGAGGCCCCCAGGAAAGGGTTTCCATACCTGGCTGACACCGGTTGCAGCATCTGCCCTTGTACATATACTGCTTATCAAAGCATGTTAAGGCATCACCAggctcccagcactggaagAAATAAGACCTGTCAATTCATATCCAATGGTCCCACACCACCACGCTTCCATAGACGCATGCTAGCCTGCACCCTGAGGTGAGGGCTTCCTCACACCACTATTCCCACATCTCCACTAACCACAGACCACAGCAGCCACCCACGCTGCCTGATGCCATCACTGCTGTCTTTGAAGTGGGGTGGCAGTGATTCTGGTAGAGTTGCTCCACATTTCCCCAGATTTCCTACCATAAGGTGATTGCACATCACCCTGTGCCCCTGCCAACAGTACTGCAGCCTCACACAGAGGGAGCAGCGTTCACCACGCTTTCACGCCCAGAGCACTGGCAGCCCCTTCCCAAGGCTGACACATCATCCCTGAGGGACAGGAAAGCCCCAGCCAAGCGTATTACCTATGCAAGCTTTGCCAGAGCCTGCCCTTGCTCCTCCTGGCAGGGGACTAGCTGCACAGGGAAGGGTAaaaaggaggcagggaatgagCTCTCGGGCCAGACAGGATGCAGGAGGGCACCCGGAGCACCGTTCCTCTCACAGAGCCAGCCCCTCGCCGCCCACCCACAGTAGCCCGGCAGCTCCTGGCAGATCCGCCCGAGCCTGGCCATCCTGGGGAGGGGGACGGGGCCTCCGGCAGAGAGCGGGGAAGAAAGGCCCGGGCCGAGGGTGCTATGGACGAGCAGCCAGCACGGCCGGGCGCTGCCCAGCCCCGTGGGCACCTcgagcagccccggctcggAGACAGCGCTGAGGCCGCGGGGCCGTCCCAGCCGTCACACCCGCCCCAATGGAACCGAAGAGAAGTGAAAGAGGCACTAGAACCGGCTGCCGACATCCGCCCGACTGAGGGTCCCGGCCGAGGGCCCCGGGGCTCGCCGCTGCCCGTCCCTGCCCGTGGGGACCCCCGGGCCAGCGCAGGGCGCGGCTGGGCTGCCGGGCCCGCGCCATCGGTGGAAAGCGAAAGCGCGTGGGTAGAAGACC belongs to Corvus moneduloides isolate bCorMon1 chromosome 17, bCorMon1.pri, whole genome shotgun sequence and includes:
- the CD40 gene encoding tumor necrosis factor receptor superfamily member 5 isoform X2 is translated as MNRLGLLGLLCAALLGCWEPGDALTCFDKQYMYKGRCCNRCQPGKKLVSECNKTEDSVCAPCGSGHYQPSWTKEKHCAPHDTCEGNAGLTVKMQGNATHNTVCQCRAGMHCSDISCQTCVENQPCQLGSGFVAAKAMNRMSSPCEPCAEGTFSNVSSKTEPCYPWTSCEEKGLVVKVKGTNSSDVICESNRRSSLSVLIPITAAVFTCLLGVCIYCLVHTDSRRRVPNEIEAGEPGENPDTPQPTEQDENVLPVQETLLRCQPVAQEDGKESRISEQEML
- the CD40 gene encoding tumor necrosis factor receptor superfamily member 5 isoform X1, with the protein product MPGRVPRSGLPGPRQGGGAIWTARYPLQCWEPGDALTCFDKQYMYKGRCCNRCQPGKKLVSECNKTEDSVCAPCGSGHYQPSWTKEKHCAPHDTCEGNAGLTVKMQGNATHNTVCQCRAGMHCSDISCQTCVENQPCQLGSGFVAAKAMNRMSSPCEPCAEGTFSNVSSKTEPCYPWTSCEEKGLVVKVKGTNSSDVICESNRRSSLSVLIPITAAVFTCLLGVCIYCLVHTDSRRRVPNEIEAGEPGENPDTPQPTEQDENVLPVQETLLRCQPVAQEDGKESRISEQEML